In Oncorhynchus clarkii lewisi isolate Uvic-CL-2024 chromosome 16, UVic_Ocla_1.0, whole genome shotgun sequence, one genomic interval encodes:
- the LOC139367416 gene encoding proline-rich protein 18-like, translating to MPFPPINLHQRISSPGRELFRKKKQAEEKDSEKEKISKSWTTANLRNLGRKPQQQKTKLPIQETEGLKSSWLTLPKQSQDSCESVPLYSSVESTTHRDRGKQSSRSSVGKDEAGEERKIQFSLSLTPEAILVIQKRSLEKQMLAKQQKGCVSVDFRHRRVFPSKRTQGGSKSSTIPVANLEHAEDITTIVKISLLNDQYKYDDVEYEEEDGDVDEMVVRKCKEWLKGVESAAAFGKVDKLSTLPHLKSC from the coding sequence ATGCCTTTTCCGCCGATAAATCTCCATCAACGAATCTCTTCTCCCGGGAGAGAGCTGTTCAGGAAAAAGAAACAGGCGGAGGAAAAAGACTCGGAGAAGGAAAAGATCTCGAAGTCTTGGACTACGGCCAATCTGAGGAATTTGGGTCGAAAACCCCAACAACAGAAAACTAAACTCCCGATTCAGGAGACAGAGGGTTTAAAGAGCTCCTGGCTAACTTTACCCAAACAATCTCAAGACTCGTGCGAGAGCGTTCCGCTTTACAGCTCCGTGGAATCCACCACGCACCGGGACAGGGGTAAGCAGTCCTCGCGGAGTTCCGTAGGAAAGGACGAGGCAGGAGAAGAAAGGAAGATTCAATTCTCTCTGAGCCTCACACCGGAGGCCATTCTCGTTATTCAGAAGCGCAGCTTAGAAAAACAGATGCTAGCCAAACAGCAGAAGGGTTGTGTGTCCGTAGACTTTCGGCACAGGCGAGTCTTTCCATCCAAACGGACTCAAGGTGGTTCCAAAAGCTCGACCATTCCCGTCGCCAATCTGGAACACGCAGAGGACATTACAACCATAGTCAAGATATCTTTACTAAATGATCAGTATAAATACGATGACGTGGAATACGAAGAAGAAGATGGCGATGTGGATGAGATGGTGGTGAGGAAATGCAAAGAATGGCTGAAAGGAGTGGAAAGTGCTGCTGCTTTTGGGAAAGTGGACAAACTATCTACCCTTCCGCACCTAAAAAGCTGCTGA